One Methanocaldococcus villosus KIN24-T80 genomic window carries:
- a CDS encoding chorismate pyruvate-lyase family protein — protein MKIYEKISELNKKFPLLNEEKILLGTDGSVTNILEILFEGECVVKTLSQKVINNVNYREVILSVKEPLVYAVSKTPFKNIEYGLREEIKRDLLSADIPIGKILRKYNLETRREIINIDIAKLDNRLKTLLNTEYDELPKRTYHIIYKNRILMIITEIFAIRGKL, from the coding sequence ATGAAGATATATGAGAAAATTTCTGAGCTGAATAAGAAATTTCCACTTCTAAATGAAGAAAAAATTCTTTTAGGAACTGATGGAAGTGTTACTAATATATTAGAAATACTATTTGAAGGAGAATGTGTAGTTAAAACTCTCTCTCAAAAAGTTATTAATAATGTAAATTATAGAGAAGTTATTTTAAGTGTTAAAGAACCTTTAGTATATGCAGTTTCAAAAACACCTTTTAAAAATATTGAATATGGGTTAAGAGAAGAGATTAAAAGAGATTTGTTATCTGCAGATATCCCAATAGGGAAAATATTAAGGAAATATAACTTAGAAACCAGAAGGGAGATAATTAACATAGATATAGCTAAATTAGATAACAGGTTAAAAACTCTATTAAATACTGAGTATGATGAGTTACCAAAAAGGACTTATCATATTATTTACAAGAATAGAATATTAATGATAATAACTGAAATCTTTGCTATTAGGGGAAAATTATGA
- the ftsY gene encoding signal recognition particle-docking protein FtsY, with protein MFGKLKEKLFNAVSKISEKIYKKGEESEEEIKKEEKKENISFFDKFKITREIKRVIKKEIVIVEEDIEDILEELRIELLEADVAYDVVEKLIENIKNELIGKKITPEDNIEEITLMAIKNAIKNILSQKKIDIYKIIEENRKKGKPTVIVFVGINGTGKTTTIAKLAYKLKNKGYSVVLAAGDTFRAGAIEQLEKHGKNIGVRVIKHKHGADAAAVIYDAIEHAKAKKIDVVLADTAGRQATNINLMDEMKKIVRVTKPDLVIFVGDALTGNDAIYQAEEFDKAVGIDGVILTKVDADAKGGAALSIGYAIGKPILFLGVGQRYEDLIEFDPEWFVKKLFGEEEIRFSTEREF; from the coding sequence TTGTTTGGTAAGTTAAAAGAGAAACTGTTCAATGCTGTTTCAAAGATATCTGAAAAGATCTATAAAAAGGGAGAAGAATCAGAAGAAGAAATTAAGAAAGAAGAAAAAAAAGAAAATATTAGTTTTTTTGATAAATTCAAGATAACAAGAGAGATTAAAAGAGTGATAAAAAAAGAAATAGTTATTGTTGAAGAAGATATAGAAGATATTTTAGAAGAGCTAAGGATTGAATTGTTAGAGGCAGATGTAGCATATGATGTTGTTGAAAAACTTATAGAGAATATAAAAAATGAGCTTATAGGTAAAAAAATAACTCCAGAAGATAATATAGAAGAGATTACATTGATGGCTATAAAGAATGCAATAAAAAATATCCTCTCTCAAAAGAAAATAGATATTTATAAAATAATAGAAGAGAATAGAAAAAAAGGAAAACCTACTGTAATAGTCTTTGTAGGTATAAATGGAACTGGGAAAACTACTACTATAGCTAAGTTAGCATATAAACTAAAAAATAAAGGATATTCTGTAGTTTTAGCTGCAGGAGATACTTTTAGAGCTGGTGCTATTGAGCAACTAGAAAAACATGGTAAAAATATTGGTGTTAGAGTTATTAAGCACAAACATGGTGCTGATGCTGCAGCTGTTATTTATGATGCTATTGAGCATGCAAAAGCTAAAAAAATAGATGTAGTTTTAGCTGATACTGCTGGAAGACAGGCTACAAATATTAATTTAATGGATGAAATGAAAAAGATTGTTAGGGTAACAAAACCAGATTTGGTTATATTTGTTGGTGATGCACTTACAGGTAATGATGCTATCTATCAAGCTGAGGAGTTTGATAAAGCTGTTGGGATAGATGGAGTAATTTTAACTAAAGTAGATGCTGATGCTAAAGGAGGGGCTGCACTATCCATAGGTTATGCTATAGGAAAGCCTATATTATTCTTAGGTGTTGGGCAAAGATATGAAGATCTTATTGAATTTGATCCTGAATGGTTTGTTAAAAAACTATTTGGTGAAGAGGAAATAAGATTCTCAACAGAAAGGGAGTTTTAA
- the amrS gene encoding AmmeMemoRadiSam system radical SAM enzyme, translated as MKEAMFYKNINGDVICLLCPRHCVIKEGKRGFCYNRENINGKLYAVGYGKVCSLAIDPIEKKPLYHFYPGSKVLSLAIGGCNFRCLHCQNWTISQVPPDKTVYREMSPEDVIEIALEYNLPGLSYTYTEPTVFYEFMYDCSILAKKYGLFNTMVTNGYIEKEPLKALPIDAMNIDIKGNERFYKEVCKAELEPVLKTCVLAKKLNIWVEITNLIIPGYNDSEDDILFIIEFVRDKLGRETPLHFSRFHPDYKLTNVPPTPIETLIKARELALEEGLKYVYIGNVPGLGENTYCPNCGALLIERSLFSVRFVNLEGDRCSVCGEKIDIITR; from the coding sequence ATGAAAGAGGCCATGTTCTATAAAAATATTAATGGAGATGTTATCTGCCTACTATGCCCAAGACACTGTGTTATAAAAGAAGGAAAGAGAGGGTTTTGTTATAATAGGGAAAATATTAATGGAAAACTTTATGCTGTAGGCTATGGAAAAGTATGCTCACTAGCAATAGATCCTATTGAAAAAAAGCCATTATATCACTTTTATCCAGGTTCAAAAGTTTTGTCATTAGCTATTGGTGGGTGTAATTTTAGATGCTTACACTGTCAAAATTGGACAATATCCCAAGTACCTCCAGATAAAACAGTTTATAGAGAGATGTCTCCTGAAGATGTAATAGAAATAGCATTAGAATACAATTTGCCTGGATTATCTTACACTTACACAGAACCAACAGTCTTTTATGAATTTATGTATGATTGCTCAATTTTAGCTAAGAAATATGGACTTTTTAATACAATGGTTACTAATGGATACATAGAAAAAGAGCCATTAAAAGCTCTACCTATAGATGCTATGAACATTGATATAAAAGGCAATGAGAGGTTTTATAAAGAAGTTTGTAAAGCTGAATTAGAGCCTGTATTGAAAACCTGTGTGTTAGCAAAAAAATTAAATATTTGGGTTGAGATAACTAACTTAATTATTCCTGGATACAATGACAGTGAAGATGATATATTATTTATAATAGAGTTTGTTAGAGATAAATTGGGAAGAGAGACACCATTACATTTTTCAAGGTTTCATCCTGACTATAAGCTAACTAATGTTCCACCAACTCCAATAGAAACATTAATAAAAGCAAGAGAGTTGGCATTGGAGGAAGGGTTAAAATATGTTTATATTGGAAATGTTCCAGGTTTGGGAGAGAACACTTACTGTCCAAATTGTGGAGCTCTACTAATTGAGAGAAGTC
- a CDS encoding respiratory chain complex I subunit 1 family protein — protein MDMSIIYILNLTFHAFLVGSLLLGFHRKLIARIQGRPGPPVIQYLLHTIKFYFKEITFPITAGNPLYIFIPLFDLSIWLIALIIAVVLKSSLLILIGIYILQKIVEHGCGLSSGSPYGKMGGVRSVFSAAAEVPLFSAVAVVYLAVKSTLISDIIAYQQTNGALIFKLPIAAFAFFILLASKSPYSPFGIVKGKDIVSGYMTEHYGLLASIIYIAESISYYVLLWLFITVFLGITGIIPTLAAMVVLTIILSFISALTPLLAPHHSVMLQMSIAGLVLIDVIYRLLAY, from the coding sequence ATGGACATGTCAATAATATATATATTAAACCTTACATTTCATGCATTTTTAGTAGGTTCTCTCCTTCTAGGCTTTCATAGAAAGCTCATAGCAAGAATTCAAGGAAGACCAGGACCTCCTGTTATACAGTATTTATTACATACAATAAAGTTCTACTTTAAAGAAATAACATTTCCAATAACAGCTGGAAATCCATTATATATATTCATCCCATTATTTGATCTTTCAATTTGGTTAATAGCTTTAATAATAGCTGTTGTATTGAAATCATCCCTATTAATATTAATAGGCATATACATCTTACAAAAAATAGTAGAACACGGTTGTGGATTATCTTCTGGATCACCATATGGAAAGATGGGAGGGGTTAGAAGTGTATTTTCAGCAGCTGCAGAGGTTCCTTTATTCTCTGCTGTAGCTGTTGTATATTTAGCTGTGAAATCAACATTAATTTCAGACATTATAGCATATCAACAAACCAATGGAGCATTGATCTTTAAACTCCCAATTGCAGCATTTGCTTTCTTTATACTTTTAGCATCAAAATCACCATACAGTCCATTTGGTATTGTTAAAGGGAAGGATATAGTTAGTGGATACATGACAGAGCACTATGGTTTGTTAGCATCTATAATTTATATAGCTGAATCAATATCCTACTATGTTCTATTATGGTTATTTATAACAGTATTTTTAGGAATAACAGGAATAATTCCTACACTTGCAGCTATGGTAGTATTAACAATAATATTATCATTTATATCAGCACTAACCCCATTACTTGCCCCACATCATTCAGTTATGCTACAGATGAGTATAGCAGGGCTGGTGCTGATAGATGTTATATATAGATTATTGGCATATTAA
- a CDS encoding proton-conducting transporter transmembrane domain-containing protein, translating into MIELLGNIYALVPFGDIIFLFSDFSIIGFIIAIVFTIIVYLTKPEKQLEIQKFGEDVLVKIPLEELKIRRFMAIACGIATAGAMLTYDLFDFCLFLALIGITNIGIVSAVKKEHVLNAAYQYGLIAIISSLPLFASAGLVLAKTGTLSLLELNKINTNLIYEKILFSIGVAGETGVAPFYAAKAEMFRAPGAPYILMIHLSSLLLILRSVEILLSIR; encoded by the coding sequence ATGATTGAATTACTTGGAAACATCTATGCACTAGTTCCATTTGGAGATATTATATTTTTATTCTCAGATTTTTCCATAATTGGGTTTATTATTGCAATAGTCTTTACTATAATAGTCTATTTAACAAAGCCAGAAAAGCAGCTGGAAATTCAAAAATTTGGAGAGGATGTGTTAGTAAAAATACCCTTAGAAGAGTTGAAGATAAGAAGATTTATGGCAATAGCTTGTGGGATTGCTACAGCTGGGGCTATGCTAACATATGATTTATTTGACTTCTGCCTATTCTTAGCACTGATTGGGATAACAAATATTGGGATTGTCTCTGCAGTGAAGAAAGAACATGTTTTAAATGCAGCCTATCAATATGGATTAATAGCTATAATCTCATCATTACCACTTTTTGCATCAGCAGGTTTAGTATTAGCAAAAACAGGTACTCTTTCACTATTAGAACTAAATAAAATAAATACTAACCTAATTTATGAAAAAATTTTATTCTCTATTGGAGTAGCTGGAGAGACTGGAGTGGCTCCCTTTTATGCTGCAAAAGCAGAGATGTTTAGAGCTCCAGGGGCACCATATATATTAATGATTCATTTATCATCATTACTATTAATTCTTAGAAGTGTTGAAATTTTATTATCTATAAGGTGA